The Setaria italica strain Yugu1 chromosome IX, Setaria_italica_v2.0, whole genome shotgun sequence genome has a window encoding:
- the LOC101762293 gene encoding peptidyl-prolyl cis-trans isomerase has translation MAPTRSNHPRVFLDINIGGEHVGRVVIELFADEVPNTAENFRMLCTGERGTGRWSGKRLHYKGAPFHRVVPGFMCQGGDITASNGTGGESALGYGRYFPDEGFSAVKHDGPGVVSMANAGPNTNGSQFFITFGETPWLDDRHVAFGRVVEGMDAVRAIEKAGSMSGRTVRPVVIADCGEVKHRALF, from the coding sequence ATGGCGCCGACTAGGAGCAACCACCCCAGGGTGTTCCTGGACATCAACATCGGTGGCGAGCACGTCGGCCGCGTTGTCATCGAGCTGTTCGCCGACGAGGTGCCCAACACGGCGGAGAACTTCCGGATGCTGTGCACCGGCGAGCGCGGCACGGGGCGGTGGTCGGGCAAGCGCCTGCACTACAAGGGCGCGCCGTTCCACCGGGTGGTGCCCGGTTTCATGTGCCAGGGCGGCGACATCACCGCGAGCAACGGCACCGGCGGGGAGTCCGCGCTCGGCTACGGCCGGTACTTCCCCGACGAAGGGTTCAGCGCCGTCAAGCACGACGGCCCCGGCGTGGTGTCCATGGCCAACGCCGGGCCCAACACCAACGGCTCCCAGTTCTTCATCACCTTCGGCGAGACGCCGTGGCTGGACGACCGCCACGTCGCGTTCGGCCGTGTCGTGGAAGGGATGGACGCCGTGCGCGCCATCGAGAAGGCCGGGTCCATGAGCGGCAGGACGGTGAGGCCCGTCGTCATCGCCGACTGCGGCGAGGTCAAGCACCGCGCCCTGTTCTAA
- the LOC101762693 gene encoding uncharacterized protein LOC101762693 produces MELLPCIATLLLLLSCSLAAATTAPLGTIERVTKQRILASIPPGGRPPVLFLTSPSGKYAAYFVRTHTVPGAGGLGADFCYVEVVDAATAGAHGGAAEGEEDGVAAAAAAASGKSVWESECRPISTVNTCTLLFSWHGLEVFDGREEVWHGETNTDGTNFLETLELVDDGDMRIRDKDGELAWRASDEPRHAQHCGAPGSPGLATALPPFAEPLGAHSSNLPFGMEPDGNGHSADLPQAADVGTGAAALGGAAGVAAPGLGEGEPDAAADVGSGAAAVGGGAGVAGPGLGAGEHDAAAEEGGAVAGFDPQPLVDNSPYDSGAWKEGRGAHIAAIGVAVCVSAVLGTMGVGL; encoded by the coding sequence ATGGAGCTCCTCCCTTGCATCGCcaccctgctcctcctcctctcttgcTCCCTGGCGGCAGCGACGACGGCGCCACTGGGGACGATCGAGCGCGTGACCAAGCAGCGGATCCTGGCGAGCATCCCGCCCGGCGGGCGCCCGCCCGTGCTGTTCCTCACGTCGCCGTCCGGCAAGTACGCGGCCTACTTCGTGCGCACGCACACCGTTCCGGGTGCCGGCGGGCTCGGCGCCGACTTCTGCTACGTCGAGGTGGTCGACGCCGCGACGGCCGGCGcccatggcggcgccgccgagggcgaggaggacggcgttgccgcagcagcagcagccgcgagCGGGAAGAGCGTGTGGGAGTCGGAGTGCCGTCCCATCAGCACGGTGAACACGTGCACGCTGCTCTTCTCGTGGCACGGGCTGGAGGTGTTCGACGGCAGGGAGGAGGTGTGGCACGGCGAGACCAACACCGACGGCACCAACTTCCTCGAGACGCTCGagctcgtcgacgacggcgacatGCGCATCCGCGACAAGGACGGCGAGCTCGCCTGGCGCGCCAGCGACGAGCCGCGCCACGCGCAGCACTGCGGCGCGCCGGGCTCGCCGGGCCTCGCCACCGCGCTCCCGCCATTCGCCGAGCCCCTCGGCGCGCACAGCAGCAACCTGCCCTTCGGCATGGAACCTGACGgcaacggccactcggccgacctGCCACAGGCGGCCGACGTCGGCACCGGAGCAGCAGCCCTCGGTGGCGCCGCGGGGGTGGCCGCGCCTGGGCTCGGGGAGGGAGAGCccgacgcggcggccgacgTCGGCAGCGGAGCAGCGGCcgtcggtggcggcgcgggggtgGCCGGCCCTGGCCTCGGAGCGGGAGAGCAcgacgcggcggccgaggagggcggcgccgtggcgggGTTCGATCCCCAGCCGCTAGTGGACAACAGTCCCTATGACAGTGGGGCCTGGAAAGAGGGCCGTGGGGCCCATATCGCCGCCATTGGCGTCGCTGTCTGCGTCTCAGCCGTGCTTGGCACCATGGGCGTGGGTCTCTAA
- the LOC101763103 gene encoding uncharacterized protein LOC101763103, which produces MAAAATTMAASQHDAKQAAEGEGTAATVVLRCFDGVKVAVPAALARGRSGLVAAAAGERVVDVPGNVHGPVVAKVAAYWEGRAAAKEEEGAAFDAAFLAGLRHDALVDLIHAAHHLGDAALFDLFRPTRA; this is translated from the coding sequence atggcggcggcggcaacaacgATGGCGGCGTCTCAACACGACGCGAAgcaggcggcggagggagaggggacggcggcgaccgTGGTGCTCCGGTGCTTCGACGGCGTGAAGGTCGCGGTGCCTGCGGCGCTCGCGCGGGGGCGGTCGGGgctggtggccgcggcggccggggagcgCGTGGTGGACGTGCCGGGCAACGTGCACGGCCCCGTGGTCGCCAAGGTGGCCGCGTACTGGGAGGGCCGCGCCgcggcgaaggaggaggagggggcggcgttCGACGCCGCGTTCCTGGCGGGGCTGCGGcacgacgcgctggtggacctCATCCACGCCGCCCACCACCTCGGCGACGCGGCGCTCTTCGACCTCTTCAGGCCCACTAGAGCCTGA